The Priestia koreensis genomic interval CAATCATCATGTCAATAATAGGTTTGGCTAACAGTCCGGGAATAGACGTGCTGCCTATATGTTCGATTGTGGGATGTACATCTTTTAAAAGTTGATCTAGCTGCTCCTGTTCAGATTGAAAAAGTAACGGCCACCCTTGATTGTATGAAGTCACTGTAATTTCCATCATGTTCACCTCAAAAAAATAAAGTTGTTTAATAGCATAGCACATTTTAAAACATAATTGTACGATTATTCAGAAAAAAGTTACTTCATCTTCTTCCTCTACAAAGTATTTTAAAAAATAAGGAAAATAGGGTATGATCATTAAGGACGGTTTTTATTCCAGATATAGACTATGAACGATGAAAAGGAGGGTTGACCTTGAAGAAGGTAAAAACCCTTTTCTCTTTGCTCGCTGCTGTCACAGCTTTTCTTGTGACGTACTTTACGATTAAAGTGGAGCGCGCTCATCATGCAAAAGGAAGTAAGTAAAGAGAAACAGTTGCACTTATTAGTAACAATAAGCGAAGTTACCTGGCTATTTGGATGAGGGGGTAATTTCGCTTATTTGCATTTCGTTTCATTTTTAGGCGTTAGTCACTTGCCAAACTTTACTGTTTGACATATAATTTAATTAATTAAGTAATTACTTAAATAACTAATTAAGGAGGTCATGTAGTGAATGATACCTTTAAAGCCCTCTCTGATCCGACTAGAAGAAAAATTCTTGACCTTCTAAAAGAAAAGGATTTGACTGCTGGGGAAATATCCGATCATTTCAACATGTCTAAACCAAGTATTTCTCAGCATTTGAAGATTCTAAAGCAGGCGGACCTCGTTCACGATGAAAAACAAGGGCAATATGTGTTGTATTCACTCAACACGACCGTTTTTCAAGATATTATGAGCTGGGCTCTTGGCTTCGCGAAAAAAAATGATTAAGGGGGACTTACTCATGAAAAAACACATTTTACCGCTGTTGGCGATTATCGCAAGTTTGGGCGTTTGGGGATTTTTCTACCGCACACTGCCAAATCAAATGGCAAGTCACTGGTCAATTGGCTCTGGAGAAGTAGATGGTTATAGCTCAAAGATCTCTAATTTTTTCATGCTAAATGGGATTTTGATCCTGCTGTATGTGCTGCTTATTTTTGCCCCGCGAATTGATCCAAAAAAGAATAATTACAAAGCCTTTTCATCTAGCTATGGGATTATGACGAGTGTCATTATGCTCGTTCTGTCAGGCGTAAATATCTTTGTCGTACTATGGAATGCGGGTTATGATGTTCCAATGACTCGTATTGCACCCATTGTGTTAGGAATTATCTTTTTAGTCATTGGAAACTTTATGCCGAAAGTACGACCGAACTTTTTCGTTGGCATTCGCACACCTTGGGCATTGAGCAATGATAGCGTCTGGCGCAAGACTCATCGTTTCACTTCAAAGCTTTACTTTGTTTCAGGAATCATCTTCTTCCTACTCGTTTTTCTATCCACATCCCTTATTAACTGGATTATGATTCCCATTATTGGCATTCTTGTAATCGTTCCAGTTCTCTATTCGTACATGGTGTATCGAAAAGAATTGACCTAACAAACAGAATTTTTCAACTTCTCCCCTTCGCCCTTTGGTATACTAGGAGGTAGATGGGGAGTGGAATAATGAAAATCGCAGATATATACCGAGATCTACCAACAATTGAAACAGAACGTCTACTGCTACGCAAAGTCAAAGCAACGGATACAAAAGCTATCTATGCGTATGCGTCTGACCCTGAAGTCGCAAGGTATGTGACCTGGCCTGTTCATACGACAATCGGTGCCACTCAGGCATTTGTTCAATTTGTAATTGAACAGTATCGCAAGCATGATATCGCACCTTGGGGAATGGTTGTAAAAGAAACGGATGATTTTATAGGTACCATCGATTTTGTTGCCTGGCAGCCACAGCACTATACCGCTGAAATCGGCTATACCATCGGGCGTAAATTTTGGAACAAGGGATACACAAGTGAAGCCGCCGAAGCTCTTATTGACTTTGGTTTTCACAATATGGAACTAGAGCGAATTCAAGCGCGCTGTATGGTTGATAACGTGGCGTCTGCACGTGTCATGGAGAAGGCGGGAATGTCTTACGAAGGTACGATACGAAGAGCGCTCTATGTGAAAGAGCAGCATCAGGATTTAAAGCTTTATTCCATTTTACGAAATGAATGGCGAGATAATCGTTTATAATACAGAAAAGCCACGGCTCCTACTTATGCCGTGGCTTTGTTTTTAAGCGAAACGATTTTGGTTTTTAAGTGCCTGAATGTCTTTTGTGAGCTCATTAAACTTGCGATCAAGATCTTTATAAAGCGGGTCATTCATGCTGATGAAGCTTAGCTTGCCTAACACTTCTTGACGCTCCGTCTCAAGCTTTAGTGTTAACTCTTCTTCATCCTCACGCTGAGCGGTCGGAAGCTGGTCGGTAACTTTATAAATGCGCTGGTCGTCAATGACAAGCTTCTCCGCTGTTGTTTTTTCAAGGAAATACCCATCGTGTGAGACAATTACGAGCGTGCCCCTGTAATGAGCTAGCGTTTCCTCGAGCTGCTCACGGGACGGCAAATCCAAGTGGTTGGTTGGTTCGTCTAATATAAGTACGTCTCTTTCCTCTAGAATGTACATCATCAACTTACATTTAATACGCTCACCCATACTCATCAACTCAATGGGTTCCTTCCACTGTGAAGGGATGAAGCCTAAATGCTTCATCAAATTTTGAACTTTTCCTCTGTCCGCAAAGTTGTCTCGATAAAACAGCTCCTCCGGCGTTTGATGAAGTGGGAGATCAAATACTTCCTGCGTTAAGTACCCCACCTGAGCCGACGGAGAAATCCATACTTCTCCTACCGCTTCTTCATTTCCTAATATGATATTTAATAAGGTTGTTTTCCCTGCTCCATTTGGTCCTGTTAGCGCTATTTTTTCCCCATGCTGAATCGTAAAATAAGCATCTTGAAATAGTATTCGTTCTCCATACGATTTCGTTAAGTTTTTCACTTCTAAAAAGCGTTTTCCAACCTTTTGATTTGCTGTCATCGAGAAATGAACGTCATACTCTTCTTCAACAGGCTTTGCATCAATTCGATCTAATTCTTTTTGAAGTCGCTTCTGTTTTGATTTAATTTGAGAGTCTGTTCGTTTCGCCTTTACCCGATGATATTCCTTAAAACCTTCTTTTTTCGTCGACTGACTGTGGGCTTTCTCAGACCAAGATGAGAGCTG includes:
- a CDS encoding autorepressor SdpR family transcription factor produces the protein MNDTFKALSDPTRRKILDLLKEKDLTAGEISDHFNMSKPSISQHLKILKQADLVHDEKQGQYVLYSLNTTVFQDIMSWALGFAKKND
- a CDS encoding SdpI family protein, encoding MKKHILPLLAIIASLGVWGFFYRTLPNQMASHWSIGSGEVDGYSSKISNFFMLNGILILLYVLLIFAPRIDPKKNNYKAFSSSYGIMTSVIMLVLSGVNIFVVLWNAGYDVPMTRIAPIVLGIIFLVIGNFMPKVRPNFFVGIRTPWALSNDSVWRKTHRFTSKLYFVSGIIFFLLVFLSTSLINWIMIPIIGILVIVPVLYSYMVYRKELT
- a CDS encoding GNAT family N-acetyltransferase, which produces MKIADIYRDLPTIETERLLLRKVKATDTKAIYAYASDPEVARYVTWPVHTTIGATQAFVQFVIEQYRKHDIAPWGMVVKETDDFIGTIDFVAWQPQHYTAEIGYTIGRKFWNKGYTSEAAEALIDFGFHNMELERIQARCMVDNVASARVMEKAGMSYEGTIRRALYVKEQHQDLKLYSILRNEWRDNRL
- the abc-f gene encoding ribosomal protection-like ABC-F family protein codes for the protein MTELLKLQQLSYEINDLVIFEKVNATVQQGDVIGLIGKNGAGKSTLLQLLLGAIRPSSGEIHDFHTAFTIEMIQQETESHPEQDKNVLEAKLLEKWRVPSNPFEQLSGGEKLKSRLARGFSKEADLLLLDEPTNHLDQESMKMLAAYIRSYRGTIIVVSHDRLFLDKVTTKIWSIEQKKVIEHRGNYSSYMEARKQRRLSQQREYEKQQKMVERIETQLDQLSSWSEKAHSQSTKKEGFKEYHRVKAKRTDSQIKSKQKRLQKELDRIDAKPVEEEYDVHFSMTANQKVGKRFLEVKNLTKSYGERILFQDAYFTIQHGEKIALTGPNGAGKTTLLNIILGNEEAVGEVWISPSAQVGYLTQEVFDLPLHQTPEELFYRDNFADRGKVQNLMKHLGFIPSQWKEPIELMSMGERIKCKLMMYILEERDVLILDEPTNHLDLPSREQLEETLAHYRGTLVIVSHDGYFLEKTTAEKLVIDDQRIYKVTDQLPTAQREDEEELTLKLETERQEVLGKLSFISMNDPLYKDLDRKFNELTKDIQALKNQNRFA